Proteins encoded in a region of the Lepeophtheirus salmonis chromosome 6, UVic_Lsal_1.4, whole genome shotgun sequence genome:
- the LOC121120502 gene encoding uncharacterized protein, with translation MQIYVEKTGPDFFLSSLESYLLDERFADGEIVAQGRRFPIHRPLLATISPFLAPDLWSSDLIVLPETSVEALEAFLRLLYSGQTGTIHPETHYELSRLLRSIQATKIVDVPLLELKPRKESRKRPRPSAQITKRPSTTKEVELSCEMDSDPFIPLTEDEFSNALEEPKKPERKLVTKTYQEKYDIIKFYEAHPEMKKVELAKMFGLPRGTMSEILKHRHKIIDTVENSITRKPLTKRVKAVSYDCVDSALISWYHQETLITDVRITRDILLQKARSLAAEFGLEEANKISRSWIERFKSRYGLTRPPKPSVPHVESHTVEISVIQSDTSLC, from the exons atgcaaatttatgTGGAAAAAACGGggccagatttttttttgagttcctTGGAGTCATATTTGTTAGATGAAAGATTCGCCGATGGAGAGATCGTTGCTCAAGGGCGCCGTTTTCCCATTCATCGCCCTTTACTTGCCACAATTTCTCCTTTTCTAGCGCCAGACCTTTGGTCTTCCGATCTCATCGTTCTTCCAGAAACAAGTGTTGAGGCTTTAGAGGCCTTCCTTCGTCTTTTATACTCTGGACAAACGGGCACTATTCATCCAGAAACGCATTATGAACTCAGTCGTCTTCTTAGATCTATCCAAGCTACTAAAATCGTTGATGTTCCTCTTCTTGAGCTTAAGCCCCGAAAAGAAAGTCGAAAAAGACCTCGTCCCTCAGCTCAAATCACGAAAAGGCCCTCTACAACTAAGGAAGTAGAACTTTCTTGTGAAATGGACTCAGATCCCTTCATTCCTTTAACAGAAGACGAATTTAGTAATGCTCTGGAGGAACCCAAGAAACCTGAGCG aaaacttGTCACAAAAACGTATCAGgagaaatatgatattattaagTTCTATGAGGCTCATCCCGAGATGAAAAAGGTGGAACTCGCTAAAATGTTTGGTCTTCCAAGAGGTACAATGtctgaaatattaaaacatCGCCACAAAATTATTGACACCGTCGAAAATTCCATTACAAGAAAACCTCTAACAAAAAGAGTAAAGGCTGTGTCCTATGACTGTGTTGACTCTGCTTTAATCTCTTGGTATCATCAAGAAACACTGATCACAGATGTTAGAATAACTAGAGACATACTTTTACAAAAGGCACGTAGCCTGGCAGCAGAATTTGGCTTAGAGGAAGCCAATAAAATTTCACGTAGTTGGATTGAAAGATTCAAATCACGTTATGGACTTACAAGACCTCCGAAACCATCAGTGCCTCATGTTGAATCACATACTGTTGAGATTAGTGTAATTCAGAGTGATACTtcattatgttaa